A portion of the Gigantopelta aegis isolate Gae_Host chromosome 10, Gae_host_genome, whole genome shotgun sequence genome contains these proteins:
- the LOC121383958 gene encoding zinc finger protein 485-like, with the protein MDKEYSVHFFSCLVEAMQKCCQDCLQFEQAVELSGYLSLEIDNYKKERYVLSEMVHSTGDVISESYCVKAFKTMKHKTLYTKAPRMCEAPRNIPIKAADVQPERMDSVVYPDEIVTHYEDNLVQALQHHGTLTSLKHQTILSSSSGHSRGTSPSEASVKLCLKNSSPTLHPSSAELSSDRIYSGIQAEPGDSGDTQSTFHNSHQSHIQPRTCIQLSGTECGSPPVNVNASCSVLSNSSCNQRKEEVSMSESHKAVQKKTGQSLELRAVKRSAPVIDISVRCKKERRGCDNSILLSTAEESNDLLSYTSSQVHTVELENIQLKVEDEIVCLDDEDKHSNVEQEGFQMDAGVYLNHSTVSETSTTATESRLDHSFSSSEKYLSQNTTLHCYLSKLSGSHRNKISSSSLNHGTFHKCDECNYKTLYTTHLRNHQKIHTREFFPCHLCPRKFADKSQLVYHLKIHAGRLTCTVCQKRFPSLKVMKQHQQLHRDGKA; encoded by the exons ATGGATAAAGAGTATTCTGTACACTTTTTCTCTTGTCTGGTAGAAGCAATGCAAAAATGTTGCCAAGATTGTTTACAATTTGAACAGGCAGTGGAGCTGAGTGGCTACCTTTCTCTAGAGATAGACAATTACAAGAAGGAGAGATATGTTCTCAGTGAGATGGTTCACAGTACTGGTGATGTGATCAGTGAGAGCTACTGTGTGAAAGCCTTCAAGACTATGaaacataaaacattgtatacAAAAGCACCACGAATGTGTGAAGCTCCAAGAAACATCCCAATCAAAGCTGCTGACGTTCAGCCTGAACGAATGGACAGTGTTGTGTATCCTGATGAAATAGTTACTCACTATGAAGATAATCTAGTACAGGCTTTACAACACCATGGGACACTGACATCCTTGAAGCATCAAACAATATTATCATCAAGTTCAGGACATTCCAGGGGTACAAGTCCTTCAGAAGCATCTGTGAAATTGTGTTTGAAAAATTCATCACCTACCTTGCACCCTTCATCAGCTGAATTGTCTTCAGATAGGATTTATTCAGGTATACAAGCAGAGCCTGGTGACTCTGGAGATACACAGTCAACTTTCCACAACTCACATCAAAGTCACATTCAGCCAAGGACGTGTATTCAGTTATCAGGAACAGAGTGTGGCAGTCCTCCAGTCAATGTAAATGCATCTTGCAGTGTGTTGAGTAATTCTAGTTGTAACCAGAGGAAGGAAGAAGTATCCATGTCTGAGAGTCATAAAGCTGTTCAGAAAAAGACTGGCCAGAGTTTAGAGCTCAGAGCGGTCAAACGAAGTGCCCCAGTTATAGACATTTCTGTTAGGTGTAAAAAAG AAAGGAGGGGTTGTGATAATTCCATACTGCTCAGCACTGCTGAAGAATCAAATGATCTTTTGTCTTATACTTCATCACAAGTCCATACCGTTGAGCTAGAAAACATACAACTGAAGGTGGAAGATGAAATTGTATGTCTTGATGATGAAGACAAACATTCCAATGTAGAACAAGAAGGTTTTCAAATGGATGCTGGTGTTTATTTAAACCATTCAACAGTATCAGAAACTTCAACTACAGCAACCGAAAGCAGGCTTGATCATAGCTTTTCTAGCTCTGAAAAATATCTTTCACAG aATACTACATTACATTGCTACTTGAGCAAGTTGTCAGGAAGCCACAGGAACAAGATTTCTTCCTCCAGCTTGAATCACGGAACATTCCACAAGTGTGACGAGTGCAACTACAAGACCCTATACACAACTCATCTGAGAAACCACCAAAAGATACACACCAGAGAATTCTTCCCTTGTCATTTGTGTCCTCGCAAGTTTGCCGACAAAAGCCAGCTTGTGTATCACCTCAAGATCCATGCTGGCCGACTGACTTGCACAGTGTGTCAAAAACGGTTTCCATCACTTAAGGTGATGAAACAACACCAGCAGCTGCACAGAGATGGGAAGGCTTGA